In Vitis riparia cultivar Riparia Gloire de Montpellier isolate 1030 chromosome 19, EGFV_Vit.rip_1.0, whole genome shotgun sequence, the following proteins share a genomic window:
- the LOC117909538 gene encoding heavy metal-associated isoprenylated plant protein 47-like — protein sequence MKQKIIVKVQMNCDKSRTKAMKIAAVEEGVISVAIEGAEKDRVVVIGDGVDSACLTLRLREKLGYATLVSVEEVKEKVDKGKGDEKPKPDPKPAPKTCCQSQQVLIASMGYADEPNCSIM from the exons ATGAAG CAAAAGATAATTGTGAAAGTGCAAATGAACTGTGACAAAAGCAGAACCAAAGCCATGAAGATTGCTGCAGTTGAAGAAG GTGTGATCTCAGTGGCTATAGAAGGAGCAGAAAAAGATCGGGTTGTGGTGATTGGAGACGGAGTTGATTCAGCTTGCTTGACCCTCCGTCTGAGGGAGAAGCTTGGGTATGCGACTCTTGTAAGCGTGGAAGAAGTAAAGGAAAAAGTTGACAAGGGCAAAGGTGATGAAAAGCCAAAGCCTGATCCGAAGCCAGCTCCGAAGACTTGTTGTCAAAGCCAACAGGTTTTAATTGCTAGCATGGGCTATGCAGATGAACCTAATTGCTCCATCATGTGA